From a region of the Odoribacter splanchnicus DSM 20712 genome:
- a CDS encoding RagB/SusD family nutrient uptake outer membrane protein codes for MKMKFRYLVNSAMLWTALALGSCADFLDREPYSEPVDESYWNSEEDVEAAVAGGYGLLRAALANHSAYYAYGDIAGTNVFSKFEYEDEDWNQMNQFKLDYAIAASETYRPLKQLRNYQLFYRVVNQCNRALKKVGQMSDEVFDDGEKEKYIGELYFLRGYTYFYMYRIWGELPIVTTSPDNVINADYVARSPLADVAALIYSDLEEARVRLPWEYEDNANFAVRANKGVVFATLAHMAAWDRDYAKCVAACDSVLNSGVYTFEARETLENIYKNDSKELIFQLFFNSEEEAPDASSGIQYTTVFFLDILASPYLTTAINKEKPNKFLNTGFISSVFPDSTDYRRKTFIGLAAGGDIIPIKYTDVQIESASSGSIYPANNYVIFRLSDIMLLKAEALTAQGKSSGVAIGLLNQIRERADIGDFDGSVSLQRAILNERARELFLEGHRFFDLVRYYYETGTSLLYNVTEANMAKRIHYWPLDPDLFENNSVIRQTSYWQGKI; via the coding sequence ATGAAGATGAAATTTAGATATTTAGTAAATTCAGCGATGCTATGGACAGCATTGGCATTGGGATCTTGTGCCGATTTCCTCGACCGGGAGCCGTACAGCGAGCCGGTGGACGAAAGTTATTGGAATAGCGAGGAAGATGTGGAAGCGGCGGTTGCCGGTGGATATGGCTTGTTGAGGGCAGCTTTGGCCAATCATTCAGCTTATTATGCTTATGGAGATATTGCCGGTACCAATGTATTCAGCAAATTCGAGTATGAAGATGAAGACTGGAATCAAATGAATCAGTTTAAACTGGATTATGCGATTGCTGCCAGTGAAACCTATCGGCCCTTGAAGCAGTTGCGTAATTATCAACTGTTCTATCGGGTCGTCAATCAATGTAACCGGGCTTTGAAAAAGGTCGGGCAAATGAGCGACGAGGTTTTCGATGATGGGGAGAAGGAGAAGTATATCGGGGAATTGTACTTTTTGCGTGGATATACTTATTTTTATATGTACCGGATTTGGGGTGAGCTGCCTATCGTGACAACTTCTCCGGATAATGTCATCAATGCGGATTATGTGGCCCGTTCGCCTTTAGCCGATGTCGCTGCTTTGATTTACAGTGATCTGGAGGAAGCACGTGTTCGTTTACCCTGGGAGTATGAAGATAATGCCAATTTTGCCGTGCGTGCCAATAAAGGAGTCGTATTCGCTACCTTGGCACATATGGCGGCCTGGGATCGCGATTATGCCAAGTGCGTGGCGGCTTGTGACTCTGTTTTGAATAGTGGCGTATATACTTTTGAAGCTCGTGAAACCCTGGAAAATATTTATAAAAATGATTCCAAAGAGTTGATATTCCAGTTGTTCTTCAATTCGGAAGAAGAAGCTCCCGATGCTTCTTCCGGTATCCAATACACGACGGTATTTTTTCTGGATATCCTGGCCTCTCCTTACTTGACTACTGCAATCAACAAAGAAAAACCCAATAAGTTTTTGAATACCGGTTTTATATCTTCTGTTTTCCCGGATTCGACGGATTACCGGAGAAAGACGTTTATCGGCTTGGCTGCCGGTGGAGATATCATTCCGATTAAATATACGGATGTGCAGATCGAGTCGGCCTCCAGCGGATCGATTTATCCGGCTAACAATTATGTTATTTTCCGTTTGTCGGATATCATGTTGCTGAAAGCCGAGGCATTGACCGCTCAGGGAAAAAGCAGTGGCGTGGCTATCGGTTTGCTGAATCAGATACGGGAAAGGGCCGATATCGGCGATTTCGACGGTTCGGTGTCTTTACAACGTGCTATTCTGAACGAACGTGCCCGGGAACTCTTTCTCGAAGGCCATCGCTTCTTTGATCTGGTACGTTATTATTATGAAACCGGTACTTCTTTACTTTATAATGTTACAGAAGCGAATATGGCGAAGAGAATCCATTATTGGCCGCTGGATCCGGATTTATTCGAGAATAATAGTGTGATACGTCAAACTTCCTATTGGCAGGGTAAAATCTAA
- a CDS encoding peptidase associated/transthyretin-like domain-containing protein produces MKRFKYLAFLLWMMPLAFGACTDDDNDEITDEEYIAGAAVVNLTVVDGETDLPIAEVTLKQTALKISETTDANGKATLTFDQAPRAVANLVFSHEAYQDYTTTVAIGEVSEGSTKNVEVKIALNPKTVSYVINFTVLDDSTFLPITGVSILGLETGADMTDADGVATVKVPGPGDYTLGLAMTGYDTAYVSATMPDEGMPGETITVDCGTVMMTVAGGFRIEEVDLSSFTWQLDSMVVWSRDRGTIGSIILSKEQYMAGEGYTVDWDRRSDFGTYDFDYIISASGAVDFRYPLCFKLHYEEASYAPGCYRVEVVKFLEPGDNSVVKDESYYDYKKKKLVLRFLFHEDWCSAEDWDAYYYSAVE; encoded by the coding sequence ATGAAAAGATTTAAATATCTGGCATTTTTGTTATGGATGATGCCATTGGCTTTTGGGGCCTGTACGGATGACGATAATGACGAGATCACCGATGAAGAATACATTGCCGGAGCTGCCGTTGTGAATCTGACGGTGGTCGACGGAGAAACGGACTTACCGATAGCGGAGGTAACTTTGAAGCAGACTGCTTTGAAAATTTCGGAAACGACCGATGCCAATGGCAAAGCGACGTTGACCTTCGATCAGGCTCCGCGGGCTGTCGCTAATCTGGTATTTTCTCATGAAGCTTATCAGGATTATACAACGACGGTAGCTATCGGGGAAGTAAGCGAAGGAAGTACGAAAAATGTGGAGGTAAAGATTGCTTTGAATCCCAAAACGGTGTCCTATGTGATCAATTTTACCGTTTTAGACGATTCTACTTTCCTGCCGATCACAGGCGTTTCTATTTTGGGACTGGAAACCGGGGCCGATATGACCGATGCAGATGGTGTTGCAACTGTGAAGGTGCCGGGGCCGGGAGATTATACGTTGGGACTAGCCATGACCGGATACGATACGGCTTATGTCTCTGCAACGATGCCCGATGAAGGGATGCCGGGAGAAACGATAACGGTGGATTGCGGAACGGTCATGATGACTGTAGCCGGAGGGTTCAGGATAGAAGAGGTCGATCTTTCATCGTTCACCTGGCAATTGGATAGTATGGTGGTATGGAGCCGGGATAGAGGGACCATCGGAAGCATTATTCTTTCTAAAGAACAATATATGGCGGGAGAGGGATATACGGTAGATTGGGATAGGAGAAGCGATTTCGGAACCTATGATTTCGACTACATTATTTCGGCTTCCGGTGCTGTGGATTTCCGTTATCCCTTGTGTTTCAAATTACACTATGAGGAAGCTTCTTATGCTCCGGGATGTTACCGGGTGGAGGTGGTGAAATTCCTCGAACCGGGAGACAATAGTGTAGTGAAAGATGAGTCGTATTACGACTACAAAAAGAAAAAACTGGTATTGCGTTTCTTATTCCACGAAGATTGGTGTAGTGCGGAAGACTGGGATGCTTATTATTATTCAGCAGTAGAATAA
- a CDS encoding DUF6055 domain-containing protein: MGYKVLKQGWRLIAILAIGFSSGCSGNEKIKGIDLDEVGYGSSVFSVLKGEDYESEALKLPEGVGEDITVKIKDVRNFSTKESEPLFFESCEVIGWSSPVDLNTDKTMEAVLAKYNPVQKATLSVDASTGKLILYGAGTKNIPAAVYLVDLEISSGGVTQIKEGVCRIQLKDNSAKAVTVSATWGTTDSDKAPVDVSSKELSEEELQEFAGALGSAYNKNYGYLILKVKDRRNQSISWKDRWVTRTNKNNFETANPWAEIIYTDEAVIVPYPVPSYPVVSQSTGNAVQYKVEKANTAFRKDLFFDCNLSVTQKGVFEIECRLTDSEVQGKATVLPSGKKLFFPVQDDLRSMDFYDDNSRLSYHRMVSSENFVVFWEKGFGDDPKSAPPLNGVDMTVDLDDLLEKGERFYKLYHDSLNFVTPGNSNVDSIRMMVIVHYTTTWTAYGGGYDDVIGALWVNPATMKPVGQTIAHEFGHSFQYQVYCDDPNKEAGFRQGQSGTSQDGNSFWEMCAQHMAWQNIALFPEWNCDVPIYLANHHRGFMHEWLRYQAFYLMEYWRMKHGEDMLGRVWRESESHEDPITAYKRIAGLSQDQFNAEVWESACHDITWDYPLGGYLRRIVDRQSEADRQTWYTHKTRLIAENGYYRSYPDTVTADHGTEQNIAFTPHDYGYNAFQLSVPEGGTTVTAEFEGITGDSRYRTVGDSKAGWRFGFVGVQGSWTPVYGDMGEATGTAPQASVSFTVPGGGLKQLWFVVSGAPTRHEPHVWDDDVGNDEEYPYRVKFVNTEVKN, encoded by the coding sequence ATGGGATATAAAGTATTAAAACAGGGGTGGAGGCTTATCGCTATCCTGGCGATAGGCTTCTCTTCCGGGTGTTCCGGTAACGAAAAAATCAAAGGGATCGATCTGGATGAGGTGGGATACGGTTCCTCGGTCTTTTCCGTGCTCAAAGGAGAAGATTATGAATCTGAAGCGTTGAAACTACCGGAGGGAGTCGGGGAGGATATCACGGTAAAGATCAAAGATGTCCGTAATTTTTCGACCAAAGAAAGTGAACCGCTTTTTTTCGAGAGCTGTGAGGTCATCGGGTGGTCTTCGCCTGTCGATCTGAATACGGATAAGACCATGGAAGCGGTGCTGGCTAAATATAATCCGGTTCAAAAGGCGACACTGTCGGTCGATGCTTCTACTGGAAAACTGATATTGTATGGGGCCGGTACCAAAAATATTCCGGCGGCAGTTTATCTGGTTGATCTGGAGATTAGCAGTGGAGGCGTCACCCAAATCAAAGAAGGCGTTTGTCGCATCCAGTTGAAAGACAATTCGGCTAAGGCTGTCACTGTATCGGCAACCTGGGGAACGACGGATAGCGATAAAGCTCCTGTCGACGTGAGTAGTAAAGAACTGAGCGAGGAAGAGCTGCAGGAATTCGCCGGGGCTTTAGGCAGTGCTTATAATAAAAATTATGGTTATTTGATACTGAAAGTTAAAGACAGACGCAATCAGAGCATTAGTTGGAAAGATCGTTGGGTGACCCGGACAAATAAAAATAATTTTGAAACGGCTAATCCCTGGGCAGAAATTATCTATACCGACGAAGCGGTGATCGTTCCTTATCCCGTTCCCTCTTATCCGGTTGTATCACAATCTACCGGTAACGCGGTACAATATAAGGTTGAGAAAGCGAATACCGCTTTCAGGAAAGATCTCTTTTTCGATTGTAATTTGTCTGTGACTCAGAAAGGAGTCTTTGAGATCGAGTGCCGGCTTACCGACAGTGAGGTACAAGGAAAAGCCACCGTATTGCCCAGTGGAAAGAAGCTGTTTTTCCCGGTCCAGGATGATTTGCGGTCTATGGATTTTTATGACGATAACAGTCGGCTCAGTTATCACCGGATGGTTTCTTCCGAAAATTTTGTGGTATTCTGGGAAAAAGGATTCGGTGACGATCCCAAAAGTGCTCCGCCTTTGAATGGGGTGGATATGACTGTCGATCTCGACGATTTACTCGAAAAAGGAGAGCGTTTCTATAAATTGTATCATGATTCCCTGAATTTTGTCACTCCGGGAAATTCGAACGTCGATTCGATCCGGATGATGGTGATCGTCCATTATACGACCACGTGGACGGCATATGGCGGAGGATACGATGATGTGATCGGAGCTTTGTGGGTCAATCCGGCGACGATGAAACCGGTGGGACAGACGATCGCCCACGAGTTCGGGCATTCGTTCCAATATCAGGTGTATTGTGACGATCCGAACAAAGAGGCCGGCTTCCGTCAGGGGCAAAGCGGAACTTCGCAGGATGGCAATAGTTTTTGGGAGATGTGTGCCCAGCATATGGCGTGGCAGAATATCGCGCTTTTCCCGGAGTGGAATTGTGATGTACCTATTTATCTGGCCAATCATCACCGCGGATTTATGCATGAATGGTTGCGTTACCAGGCTTTTTATCTGATGGAATATTGGCGGATGAAACATGGGGAAGATATGTTGGGACGGGTATGGCGGGAGTCTGAAAGCCATGAAGATCCGATTACGGCTTATAAACGGATTGCAGGTCTTTCACAGGATCAATTCAATGCCGAAGTGTGGGAATCGGCTTGTCATGACATTACCTGGGATTATCCTTTGGGCGGTTATTTGCGGCGTATCGTCGATAGACAAAGCGAGGCCGACCGGCAAACCTGGTATACCCACAAGACCCGTCTGATCGCTGAGAACGGATATTATCGTTCCTATCCGGATACGGTGACTGCAGATCACGGCACGGAGCAAAATATCGCTTTTACACCGCATGATTACGGCTATAATGCTTTTCAGTTGAGCGTACCGGAAGGAGGAACGACGGTGACTGCCGAATTCGAAGGGATTACAGGTGACAGCCGTTATCGGACAGTCGGTGATAGCAAAGCAGGATGGAGGTTCGGTTTTGTCGGTGTGCAAGGAAGTTGGACACCTGTATACGGGGATATGGGGGAGGCAACCGGGACTGCTCCGCAAGCGTCCGTATCTTTTACCGTGCCCGGTGGAGGGCTGAAACAGTTGTGGTTTGTGGTATCGGGAGCTCCGACCCGGCATGAACCTCATGTTTGGGACGACGATGTCGGCAATGATGAAGAATATCCTTATCGGGTGAAATTTGTCAATACGGAGGTGAAAAACTAA